A single Treponema primitia ZAS-1 DNA region contains:
- a CDS encoding PDDEXK nuclease domain-containing protein — MNNSQLFFIASIKEKIHLAQYEALKVVNTHLINLYWDIGKDISDKQSESWGKSIVPVLSSELQKEFHGISGFSVSNLWYMAQFYSEYHDVEFLEPLVREISWSKHIAIMKKCKDTQERRFYIMATKKFGWSKNVLINQIGNKTYEKYLLDQTNYDTTLPENIRKQAILAVKDEYTFDFLDLADEHSERELESALVNNIRSFLLEMGNQFAFIGNQFKIKAGKKEYFIDLLLYHRSLHCLVAVELKIGEFQPEYKGKMEFYLTILNEKVKLSDENDSIGIISVKKRIALSSNTPSEQAPCP, encoded by the coding sequence ATGAATAATAGTCAACTTTTCTTTATCGCCTCAATCAAAGAAAAAATTCATCTTGCCCAGTACGAGGCCTTAAAAGTGGTAAACACCCATCTGATAAACCTCTATTGGGATATTGGCAAGGATATTTCCGACAAACAATCCGAAAGCTGGGGCAAGTCCATAGTCCCGGTATTGTCTAGTGAACTGCAAAAGGAATTCCATGGCATCAGCGGTTTTTCCGTGTCAAATTTGTGGTACATGGCGCAATTCTATTCGGAATATCACGATGTTGAATTTCTCGAACCACTGGTTCGAGAAATTAGCTGGTCTAAGCATATTGCCATAATGAAAAAATGCAAGGATACTCAGGAAAGGCGCTTTTACATCATGGCGACAAAGAAATTTGGCTGGTCAAAAAATGTACTCATAAATCAGATAGGCAACAAGACCTATGAAAAGTACCTTTTGGACCAAACCAATTATGATACAACCCTTCCTGAAAACATACGGAAACAAGCCATCCTTGCGGTAAAGGATGAGTATACCTTCGATTTCCTTGACTTGGCCGACGAACACTCCGAACGGGAACTTGAATCCGCCCTGGTGAATAACATCCGTTCTTTTCTACTTGAAATGGGGAATCAATTTGCTTTCATCGGCAATCAATTTAAAATCAAGGCTGGTAAGAAAGAGTATTTCATTGACCTTCTTCTTTATCATCGGTCTTTGCATTGTCTTGTTGCTGTCGAACTTAAAATAGGTGAGTTCCAGCCTGAATACAAAGGCAAAATGGAATTCTATCTGACTATCCTGAACGAAAAAGTCAAACTAAGCGATGAGAATGATTCCATCGGAATTATATCTGTAAAGAAAAGGATCGCACTATCGTCGAATACTCCCTCAGAACAAGCCCCATGCCCATAG